A section of the Thermotoga caldifontis AZM44c09 genome encodes:
- a CDS encoding TatD family hydrolase, whose amino-acid sequence MRLIDTHAHLHFHQFEKDLDQIIKKLDSHKFAFVVNVGIDVEDSKKAIALSEKYEKLYCSIGIHPHEASGAPEDFLHTFEELLKNEKVVAIGECGLDYYRMLSPKELQREVFEKQLKFAKDVDMPVIVHIRDAYDEAYEILSKVGLPTSGGVVHAFSADEEWALKFVELGMYIGIGGPVTYPNNHTLRRVVRVVGIENILIETDCPYLAPQPVRGRRNEPIYVRFVVEEIAKILDMDIEDAVETIVKNAEELFKP is encoded by the coding sequence GTGAGACTAATAGACACACACGCGCACCTTCATTTTCACCAGTTCGAGAAGGATCTGGATCAGATCATCAAGAAGCTCGATTCGCACAAATTCGCCTTCGTCGTCAACGTGGGTATAGATGTTGAAGACTCGAAAAAAGCCATAGCCTTGAGTGAAAAATACGAAAAACTCTATTGCTCCATAGGGATCCATCCCCACGAAGCTTCGGGTGCTCCGGAAGATTTCCTTCACACTTTCGAGGAATTGCTGAAAAACGAAAAGGTCGTCGCGATCGGAGAGTGTGGTCTGGATTATTACAGGATGCTTTCTCCGAAAGAGTTACAGCGCGAGGTCTTCGAGAAGCAGTTGAAGTTCGCAAAAGATGTGGACATGCCTGTAATAGTTCACATCAGGGACGCTTACGATGAAGCTTACGAAATTCTCAGCAAGGTTGGACTGCCAACGAGCGGTGGTGTCGTACATGCCTTCTCCGCTGATGAGGAATGGGCGTTGAAGTTCGTTGAACTCGGCATGTATATAGGTATCGGTGGTCCGGTCACCTATCCGAACAACCACACGCTCAGACGCGTTGTGAGGGTGGTGGGAATCGAAAACATCCTGATTGAGACCGACTGTCCTTACCTGGCTCCGCAACCAGTGAGGGGCAGGAGGAACGAACCGATCTACGTGAGGTTTGTCGTTGAAGAAATAGCGAAGATTTTGGACATGGACATAGAAGACGCGGTGGAGACCATCGTGAAGAACGCGGAAGAACTCTTCAAGCCTTGA